The nucleotide sequence GGCGTCTCCGGCGAGAAGGACAAGTCGAGCGAGTACTTCATCGGCGTGACGGCCATAAAGGTGAACGGCCGCGCCGTGCCGCTGAACGCCTCGCTGCTGGCCATCGACAAGCAGGGCGGCGGCGGCACCAAGCTCAGCACGGTGGCGCCCTACACCGTGCTGGAGACCTCCATCCACAAGGCGGTCACGGACGCGTTCGCGGCGGAGACGGCCATGATCCCGCGCGTGCGGGCCGTGGCGCCGTTCAAGCTCTGCTACGACGGGAGCAAGGTGGGGAGCACGCGCGTGGGACCGGCCGTGCCGACGGTAGAGCTGGTGCTGCAGAGCGAGGCCGCGTCGTGGGTGGTGTTCGGGGCCAACTCGATGGTGGCCGCCAAGGGTGGCGCGCTGTGCCTCGGCGTGGTGGACGGCGGCGCGGCCCCGCGGACGTCGGTGGTGGTCGGGGGCCACATGATGGAGGACAACCTGCTGGAGTTCGATCTGCAGCGGTCGCGGCTCGGGTTCAGCTCCTCCCTGCTGTTCCGGCAGACGACCTGCAACAATTTCCGCCTTGGGTAGGAACAAATGGCATCCGGATGGGATTGCAGAAGATGATTTGGGTGCTTGCGTTGTTCACACTGCAGTCGAAATTTGTTTGTGTGTTTCCCCTTCGGTTTTGTTTTGGCTGTTTTGAATAATCAACAGGAGATCGAACGATTTCCCTATCAGAGCAAGCGTTGTTTCTGCGTTTACATATCGATAACATCGAATATTCCATTACATAAGATCAAACGGATCAAAACAGGTTACATAATTTCAACAACATCAAATGTTCTCAACATTCATAAAGATCCACGATGCACGTTCGCATATGCCAGGCCTGTGTTAGATCCGTGTTCTTGTTTTTTTGATtaaaagagggggttccctccgatttcattatcGAAATCAACGccaaagtagtactccctccgtttcaaaataaatgatctgattttatactaactttatattaaagttagtagagaattgagtcatctattttgaaatgaAAGGAATAGTTCACAACGGGACTGAGACGCCTAAACATCTCCAGCCATACAAGGTTCTGAAGCCAACAAAAGGAAACAACCATAAGCAAAAGCTGCCAACAAGGATGAACAAGCCATAACAAAGCAACAAAAAAACTCAGGAGCTACTATAAGCTACTGCCACTACAGCTAATCTCCAGCAGCTCCCAGCCTTCTCACGCCAGGCCTCTATCCATGCGACGTCTTGTAGACTTCATTTGCCACCCGCTTTATTATTTTTGCCTCCAGCATCAGCATTTTTTACTCTGGATTTTTTCTCTGCAAAATAGACCAGTCAGTAATTCAATTGCACATCCTTCTGATAATCATCATGGGATCATTCAATTTTTTTGATCTAAACACCACATCATTTCTGCATTTCCAGATGGACCAAAACATCGCAGACATTCCAACTATTACTAGATTTTTTttaaactatgatgatttttatagcaaattcggaaactataaaCCTTAATGCAGAAAAATCAGAAGTATCACCTTGTCGGTCTcctgttggccgaagagggactttttGGCCTACcattggccgaagagggacttttcggccaACCGTTAGCCAAAGAGTCCCTCTTCAGCCAACACCAGCTCTACTGttttagaaaattcatatcaataagatttttagtattttaatttgattctttttacatTAGATTAAAAAatttatgaagtttctgtagatatcaagtttgactagatttgaaagtttgaatttgaattttcatgaatttactcaaatcactagattgcctataatttgagctaggagtaCTCTTTTTAGATGGTTCTTTTTGCTACTAGTTCTTTGTTACTTTGTTTATCAATAGTAATTAAATGGTGAATTTTAGGattatttaaaattaggtttttacgaaaacagttctgttttagtgttttataggttttgtgctatttcttttaattttaattgctttaaattgttttctttattttttgacATATTCTTTTAGTTTGTGTTAAGTTATTAGTAGATATTTTATTTGTAgtattttttgtgttttatttattttatcctccattttctttcccgtcgttctttccctccattttctcccgctattttctttgccgccattttctcccgccattctctcccgccatTATTTGCCGCCATTTTCTCCTGCCATTTTCTTTTCTGTCATTTTATTTGCCACcattctctccctccattttccccgccattttctttcccgccattctctcccaCCATTTTCTTTCTCGCCATTCTCTCCCGCCATCTTCTTTCCCGCCATCTTCTTTCTTGCCATCTTCACTTCTCAACTTATAAAACGAGCCTCATGGTGTCCACGACCGTAGATAACATCGTCTGACACGGTCTGTGTCTCCTGCGTCGGTGCTGCTGGTagagtgtgaaacactgtctgaGAGAAGTCACAAGTGTTTGCagcttcgtcatcatcatcggagagtgtttcacacttatgacttctctcacacagtgtttcacactccacatGAAGGCGTCATAGTCATCTTCGTCGATGCATCACTCCTTAGTGtggcgggagagaatggcgggaaagaaaatcgcgggagagaatggcgggagaaaatggtggcaaagaagatggcgggaaagaaaatggagggaaaaagaTAGTGGAAAAGTATTTTTTTTTCATGTATAAAACGATAATGATTGTACAGGATTTATAAGGCGCTTTAAAATATAAACTCCTATGAAGCTCAAAACAAGTTTTCTAGtaggataaaagaaataaaatacaaaaacattacaaataaaatagctactgataactaaacagaaacaaaaagaatatgtaaaaaaataaagaaaacaatttaaagcaattaaaattaaaagaaatagcATAAAACCTATAAAACACTAAAATAGAACTGTTTTCATAAAAACCTAATTATAAATAATTATAAAATCCGCCAATTAATTACTACTGataaacaaagtcacaaagaaccagtagcaaaCAGAATCATCTGAAAAAaatactcctagctcaaattataggcaatctagtgatttgagcaattcatgaaaatttcaaattcaaactttcaaatctagtcaaacttgatatctacagaaacttcataaaatttctaatctaatgcaaaaagaatcaaattaaaatactaaaaatcctaattgatatgaattttctaaaaCAGTAAAGCAGATGTTGGCCGacaagtccctcttcggccaataGGAGGCTTGATACTTTTGATTTTTCTGCATTATggtgtatagtttccgaatttgctataaaaatcatcatagtttcaaaaaaaatcctattacTAGCTGTTTTTGTGTTTTCTGGAATGTTTTGATCCACCTTGTTAGGCAGTCATTCAGAGTCTGTGGAATAGtttggagatcaaaggagcatttAACAAGACTCCACATTAATCTAGCCGCAGAACAGGAGAAAAACAAGTGATCAATAGATTCTTCTTTCCCACAGAAGACACAATTTTTACTCCCTTTCCAACCTCTTCTAGCCAAGTTATCTTCAGTCAGGATGCTTTTCCTAGCCAAAAGCCAGAGAAACATCTTGATCTTGGCTGGGGTTTTAATCTTCTAGAGGAATTTGGGTGGGAAACCCATATCATTTTTAATAAGGAAATCATAAAGAGATTTCACAGAAAATTTCCAATCTTTAGTTTGGATACAACAGAAGGCCAAGTTTGGAGACTCAAAACTCTGTGACTTGCTCTATCCTGTCCTCGATCAGGTACAACATTAACATACAGACCAAGATACTCGTTCGGCGATCCGGAACAAGAGAAGTTTAGTGTTATGTCTGATAAGGCATGCAACAATTCCGGTTCTGGACTGGCTTACCCTTCTATATTTTCAACATAACTGAAAGTCTGAAGTCTGAAGCAGTTGATAGTACAATGCAAACCGAAAGGAAATCCATAAAGCTTCAAGGGCAAAGATCATTGTTTCAGGAATAGGGATGTCTCTCTAGAATAGACCTTGCCACAAATAGGGGTGGGGTGTCCATGTCTCTCTAGGATAGACCTTACCATGTGTAATATTCCTGGACGTGAACAGATCCGCATTTCTTAGACCAAAGAGCAAGTTCATCCCGCCCACATCTGTTGGTAAACATCAGCACTACATCTAGGGAGAGGAAATAGCAAGTGCAAGTTCTCTACTCTGGACAACACGACAGCATTATTTATTTGAAAGAACCAGAGACTTCAGATGAGTAGTGGAAAGAGTAAGATGTAAAGATCAACACAGGGTTTACATCAGGATGTAgttcttattgaaatctctaaaaggcttatatttagaaacggaggggtAGATTTTAATAGGCCGCAGGACACAAAATGACAGTTGTTAAACTACAAATGTAGTTGATACTCAGTAAGGGCTACCAATAGGGCAAAATTGTCCCTGAAGCACTGTTAGAATCATGGATCATGTCTTGATCTTTAACATTGGCACTAGAAACATAAGCCTAATCTAGAATTATACCAATCTAGAAGAAGACCGGCCTATTTGAATCCTTCAAATCTGATCTTACCCTCATATGCCTTAACAACATCTGGCACATCATCAGCGTGCCTCAGTACAAACCTGGTCGAGAAATTCCCGGAACTGCCAAGCAAAGCCTGAAGCAACTTGATACTATCTCTCTGAATCCTCCCCTCCCTCATCAACACACTCAGCACGGCGCACCTCGGCAGGATGCACTTCTCCAAGCTATAAGCTAGAACCACAGGCCGCGCAATTACATCACGTATTCCGAGCTTCAGCTCGTCCAGCAGGAACCGGACCTTCTTGTTTATGCTCTCATCGGTGAAAAGGAATATCGTGGGCTGCTTCTTGAAGGCCTCCAGCACCTCACCCTCTGACAGCCCGAAGCTCTGGTAAAATGCCAGTTTCCGCAGCCATGACTCCCTCTTCAGACTGGACATCGCACGGAAGCAGTAGAGGAAGCGCGGGTCCAAGATGGACATGCCCATCGCCTTGAGTTCCTCGAAGATTTCGCCGATGCGATACGGTGACGACATGAGCACGCCCAAGTGGATGACGAGGAGCTTCGAAATGTCGGCCTCTCCGAGGCCGCCCCGGCGGAGGGCTTCCACGGCGGGGCGCATGTTGTTGTTGAGGTCCACAGAGAGGGCGCGGGGGGCGCGGTGGAAAGCGAGGCGGAGGTTGTCGTCGCTGCCGATGATGCCGCGGAGGAACTGGATGGCGGGGACGAGGTGCTTGTCGAGGCTGCGTCCGAGGAGGAAAGGCTCGGAGGCGAGCTTGCGGGGCTCGAAGCCTAGGGAGGCGAAAAGGTCGAGCTTGGGGCGGAGGATCCGCTCGGGGTCAAAGACGAGGAGAACCGGGGCGCTGCGCAACGCCCTGACGATGTCCGCGTCGGTGAAGCCATAGAGCTTGAGGAGGGCGCGCACAGCGTCGGCCTTGTCGGTGGAGCGGATGCGGAGGTGCTGAGAGGTAGTGGCCGCGCCAGCGGCGGCGGGGGAGAGGCCGCGCGAGATGAGGTAGGAAACGGAGTCGGGGCAGGGCTCCGAGCTCGGGGCTTCGGCGACGGCGAGCGAGGTGTGGCAGTGGGCGAGAGGGATGGTGCCAGGGATGAACTCGAGGGGGTTTGTCCTGCCGCCACCGCCAGCGGTTTGATGGATTCGGAGGGTGAGCCGCCGCCGGCAGATGGAGGCGAACATGATGGATGGGGCGGACTAGTGTGGGGGGACAGGGGCGGCCTCCGGGGGACGAGTTAAAATCACACAACCACCACGTTGTGTCACGATAACCCACTATTTACTAGTAACATTTTGCATTGAACCAAAATCTTGACAGTGACAAAAACACCGGGTCATTTTTTGAGCACGTTTTGACATGACTGATCCCTCGCAGGCCGACAACAGCGACGGTGCGGATCGGAAGCACGCGAGTCGACCCGGTCGGACATACATTGTTGGGCTTGTTCGTTCCGTAGCATTGTCCTACTGGGTCGTTCACTAAGTAGTAGATCGCCGCTGGTTGTGGTGGCCGTTCACTACTTAAGGTGCCGCCCGTTCGGTTTCCCATGTCTCTGGAAAACCCCCGTCATCGTCCTTCCACCGCATTCACGAGCCGCCACGTCGCACGGAAAACCACCCCGCCTCCAGCCTCTCTCCTATTGCCTCTCTCATCTCACCTCTCACTGCCACCGCCGATGGCGAAGTCCAACCACGGTTGGGAGAGGGCGGTTTAGGATGGGCCGACAATGATCCAATGAAGAAAGCAATCAACCGGGAGCTCGCCTAGCGGTTCAAGAGTGCCCCCGCTCCCGTCAACCACGCCAGAGGCCTTGTGCCGTCGCTCACGAATGACGAGAGGAAACACGCCTTCTCGAGGGCAAGGGTTGTTGGGAAtggttgcatggaaaacaaaaaaaattctacacacacgcaatgatctatctatggagatgcatagcaacgaggaggggagtgtgtttacgtaccctcgtcgaccgtaagcggaagcgtttcacaacgcggttgatgtagtcgaactttcttcgcgctccaccgatcgagtaccgaacgtacgacacctccgagtactgcacacgttcagctcggtgacgtccctcgccttcttgatccagaaagacgtcgaggtagtagatgagttccgtcagcacgacggcgtggtgacggtgatggtgaagtgattctcgcagggcttcgcctaagcactacaaaaatatgaccgatggtgtaaacgatggagggggcgccacacacggctaggcaattgtctagggtgtgctaggggcgcccctccccccacatatatataggtgggagggggaggggagaggccaggaggcgccccaagtaggaccgaatcctacttgggttcctcctaggctggccgcccccttccttattcaccagagggggaaggaaagaggagggggagaaagggaagggggagtccgacccccctttcctttctcttcccccctttccctctccctttggttcggcccatatgggggcgcaccagcccttggtggctggtgtgtttcccctcttggcccattaggcccatatcttttgccaggggtgcccggaaccccttccggtgagcCGATATGTACCtagtaccctccggaacactttcaGTGTCCAAATAttgtcgtcctatatatcaatctttacctcttgaccatctcgagactcctcgtcatgcccgtgatctcattctggactccgaacaacttccggtcaccaaatcgcataactcatataatacaatatcgtcatcgaacgggaccctacaggttcgagaactatgtagacatgaccgagacacctctcttgtcaataaccaatagggaacccggattctcatattggctcctacatattctacgaagatctttatcggtcgaaccgtaatgacaacatacgtaattccctttgtccatcggtatgttacttgcccgagattcgatcgtcagtatcttcatacctagttcaatct is from Triticum aestivum cultivar Chinese Spring chromosome 1B, IWGSC CS RefSeq v2.1, whole genome shotgun sequence and encodes:
- the LOC123132275 gene encoding uncharacterized protein, with translation MFASICRRRLTLRIHQTAGGGGRTNPLEFIPGTIPLAHCHTSLAVAEAPSSEPCPDSVSYLISRGLSPAAAGAATTSQHLRIRSTDKADAVRALLKLYGFTDADIVRALRSAPVLLVFDPERILRPKLDLFASLGFEPRKLASEPFLLGRSLDKHLVPAIQFLRGIIGSDDNLRLAFHRAPRALSVDLNNNMRPAVEALRRGGLGEADISKLLVIHLGVLMSSPYRIGEIFEELKAMGMSILDPRFLYCFRAMSSLKRESWLRKLAFYQSFGLSEGEVLEAFKKQPTIFLFTDESINKKVRFLLDELKLGIRDVIARPVVLAYSLEKCILPRCAVLSVLMREGRIQRDSIKLLQALLGSSGNFSTRFVLRHADDVPDVVKAYEGKIRFEGFK